One window of the Triticum dicoccoides isolate Atlit2015 ecotype Zavitan chromosome 3B, WEW_v2.0, whole genome shotgun sequence genome contains the following:
- the LOC119277133 gene encoding F-box protein At5g46170-like has protein sequence MEEGREGWPSAAAAAGEAVGVEEGEEDQFDRLPDAVLLDVFNRIGDVKALGRCALVSRRFHDLVPLVDSVFVRVDCVIPDEPAPSSAGSPQAAAPSRGRGALAHIARLVLGGIVRPIQALGQILSPTLAIVSRRSVAPPPASPPPPAGDISHHSPSEVLRSFKELRSLRIELPTGELGIDDGVLLKWKADFGSTLGSCVILGASSVSSKPLQPPMSSPDAADSEGTSLDDNREPEELASIPESLHTNGGLKLRVVWTISSLIAASARHYLLQPIIADHEMLDSLNLTDADGQGVLTMDKSQLQELRVRPVSVSGNSHRTLMPALIMRLWYAPHIELPGGVLLKGATLVAIRPSDDVLREGGGVEAAGPAGASWISDAFEEPYRTAAKVLFKRRTYSLEMNSF, from the coding sequence ATGGAGGAAGGGCGCGAGGGATGGCCgagcgcggcggccgcggcgggggaggcggtgggggtggaggagggggaggaggaccaGTTCGACCGCCTGCCCGACGCGGTGCTCCTGGACGTATTCAACCGCATCGGCGACGTCAAGGCGCTCGGCCGCTGCGCGCTCGTCTCGCGCCGCTTCCACGACCTCGTCCCGCTCGTTGACTCCGTCTTCGTCCGCGTCGACTGCGTCATTCCCGACGAGCCGGCCCCCTCCTCGGCCGGCTccccgcaggccgccgccccgtctaggGGCCGGGGCGCGCTCGCCCACATCGCGCGCCTCGTGCTCGGCGGCATCGTCAGGCCCATCCAGGCGCTCGGCCAGATCCTCTCCCCCACCCTGGCCATCGTCTCCCGCCGCTCCGTGGCCcctccgcccgcctcgccgcctccgcccgccGGGGACATCTCCCACCACTCGCCCTCCGAGGTCCTCCGCTCCTTCAAGGAGCTACGCAGCCTCCGCATCGAGCTGCCCACCGGCGAGCTCGGCATTGACGACGGCGTGCTCCTCAAGTGGAAGGCCGACTTTGGGTCCACCCTCGGCAGCTGCGTTATCCTCGGCGCATCCTCTGTGTCGTCCAAGCCGCTGCAGCCACCAATGTCGTCCCCTGATGCCGCAGACAGCGAGGGTACTTCTCTCGATGACAACAGGGAGCCTGAAGAATTGGCGAGCATCCCCGAGTCGCTTCATACGAATGGGGGCCTTAAGCTCCGCGTCGTCTGGACCATCAGCTCGCTGATTGCTGCATCGGCTCGGCATTACTTGCTGCAGCCAATCATCGCCGATCATGAAATGCTTGATAGCTTGAACCTAACGGATGCTGACGGGCAGGGTGTGCTCACTATGGACAAGAGTCAGCTACAGGAGCTGCGAGTGCGGCCTGTGTCGGTTTCTGGCAACTCACACCGCACGCTCATGCCAGCGCTCATTATGAGACTTTGGTATGCTCCGCATATTGAACTTCCCGGGGGAGTACTGCTGAAGGGCGCCACGCTGGTGGCGATCAGACCAAGTGACGATGTGctgagggaggggggaggggttgagGCTGCTGGTCCGGCAGGAGCTAGCTGGATCTCAGATGCCTTTGAGGAGCCATATCGAACAGCGGCAAAGGTGCTTTTCAAGCGGCGGACATACAGCCTTGAAATGAACTCGTTCTGA